TTGTAGGTGATCATAAAGGCCCGTGAGGATGCTTGTAGATGCGTAAAAGTCGATCAAAAAGTATGATCCTTGTCTGTGTTTCTGGTTGTGTTTATTCATTGCATAAGGCAATTGTCTCTGTCCTAGATTCTCCATGTCTCTCACCACAGCTCCCCGGTCCATCAACGCCTCCACGGTCCGCCGCAGGGCGGCTGCCGTCTCCGGTCTTTGCATCGCCTTGAGGATAAGGGCAAGTTCGTAGCGTGGCATTGTTTCCGCCTTTTTAGTGACAGTTTGAAGCAAAGGCTCAATGGGTGCTTGTCATTGCTAGCATTTCCTCAAAGTCGACCACCATGTTAAGACACGAGGAAGATGATAGGACCTCTTTGATGACGTGTAATATCTGCGCCTGCAAGCATCGTTTGAGACAacgttttaaaaatgtcaaaaactaGTAAAACTGTTGATAATCATTTATTGTGTATTTAGTTCAAAGAGGAATgtactgtgggctttgaaataacatttttttattttatcataaatGTTTGTGCTCGCAATAAAGCATGGTGACAGACCCCTTACTCTGTGCTATATTTGTTGGCGCTCTGAATTAaagtatttatttctaaataaacTTAACTTTCCAGGCATATTTTGCTGTATTATAACTCCAAAGAAACATTTTGAATGAGCTATGTCCTTGAAGTAGAAATGCCGTTTGAAAACTATTCAAATTCTTTTATAGGAGTGAGGTATCATCAGTGTCTTTTATGTCATTCCAATTCGCATGCGCACATGTGCCCAAGAGTCTTGGTCACTTTCCTCCATTTCAGCGTGGTTGAAGATGGCGGAGCAAAAGTCTGTGCCTAGCGATTTGTACAAGTATGTGTATTCGTTTCTGCTGGAGAATAAGTTTACCAAGGCCGCTGGGCAGTTTGTCAAGCAGACTAAAGTGGTAAGTGTTCAGGATCGGGTCTTTGCATTGTCCACCTCTTGAGATTTCGACGATCTCGTGCTACTAAATATTCTAAACTACAGCCTTGTGCGTATAGAAGCTAGCACGTGGAATAGCCAAGACCAAATCTGCCCGCGGGACGTCGTTGATTTAAGAATTGAGgaattaatttacattttatgaTCGACTGGATTTGTGTAGCGGTTggggaattcatttttttctgtattttcttgaCTAGAGTGCACAGGACCCAAATGAAGAGCGCCTTCTCAACATCTACGACTTCTGGGTGAAGTAAGTTGTCTTAATTCTTGGGGGAGTTTGCATTTCAGTATAACAACTGTTAAAGTGTTCATGAACTTCATACAACACTTTTATTGATTACTTTCATAAAACACGTGTCAATGATTTTCACAGCCATGCCCCACCTTACGAAACTAAATCGCATAATTGTATATCTTTAAATGCCTAGATCGCCTGAAGTTCGAAAACGGAAAACAACTGCTGACAAGACTAAAGCTCCTGGTTCATTAGCCAAGAAGGCCAAAGTCAGTAAAGAGCGCTCCAGCAGTGAGGAGGATGAACCGGCTCCCAAAGTGAAAAAGACGACCCCTGCTGGTAATATAACTACACTGCGGATCGATCTTTCGAAACCAGTATTAAGacacttttctttttcaccAGCCAAAGCAACAGCAACTAAACCTGTGGCAGCGAAAGCAAAGGCCAAAGTCAGTAAAGAGAGCTCTAGCTCCAGCAGTGAGGAGGATGAACCGGCTCCCAAAGTTAGAAAGACGGCTCCTGCTGGTAATGTAGCTGCACTATGCGGATCGATCTTTTGAAACCAGTATTAAACAAATTTCCCTTTCACCAGCCAAAGCAACAGCAACTAAACCTGTGGCAGCAAAGGCAAAGGTCAGTAAAGAGAGCTCCAGCTCCAGCAGTGAAGAGGATGAACCGGCTCCCAAAGTGAAAAAGATGACTCCTGCTGGTAATATAACAGCACTATGCCGATCATTCTTTCGAAAACCAGTATCAAGACACTTTTCCTTTTCACCAGCCAAAGCAACAGCAACTAAACCTGTGGCAGCAAAGGCAAAAGTCAGTAAAGAGAGCTCCAGCTCCAGCAGTGAGGAAGATGAACCGGCTCCCAAAGTGAAAAAGACGACTCCTGCTGGTAATATAACTGCACTAATCGGATCGATCTTTCGGAAACCCGTATCAAGACACTTTTCCTTTTCACCAGCCAAGGCAACAGCAACTAAACCTGTGGCAGCAAAAACTGCATCAGGCAAAAGCGAAGACGCAAGTGactcaaaaggaaaaaagaaggcTCCTGCCAAGGTAGTAGCAACatattaaataacaaaaaaaaacattttttaatctttttttgttttttttactcatctAGGTTCCTGCAAAGCCTGCAGCAGCTGTAagtggagaaagaaagaaagacatcAGCTCTAGCAGTGAGGAATCAGACTCTGAAGAGGAGCAACCCACCAAAGCTCCTTCAAGTGAGTGTTTTGACCTTTTCATATCCTACTACATTTTGTTATGAATAGATAATCAACCATATCTCCATCTTTATTACAGAGGCAGTGACCGCTGCAAAGCCCAAAACTCAAGTGCCTGCTAAGAAACAAGAGAGCAGCAGTGAAGAAAGTTCATCGGAGGACGAAGAACCAGCCA
The nucleotide sequence above comes from Stigmatopora nigra isolate UIUO_SnigA chromosome 12, RoL_Snig_1.1, whole genome shotgun sequence. Encoded proteins:
- the mrps6 gene encoding small ribosomal subunit protein bS6m — its product is MPRYELALILKAMQRPETAAALRRTVEALMDRGAVVRDMENLGQRQLPYAMNKHNQKHRQGSYFLIDFYASTSILTGLYDHLQRDVDVVRPTVLKKDTETSQQTCCGSKQ